The Candidatus Methylomirabilota bacterium genome contains the following window.
AACTGTGGCCAGGGGCCGGTCACGGTGAAACCCTCGCCCTTCGTCGAGACGGGCACCGGGTGGCTCGTGGACGGCCGCGGCTGGCTGATCACCAACGCGCACGTCGTCGATCCGGTGCACCGCCTGCCCCCCTGGGTGGCGCACGAGCTGAAGAAGAAGGCGATCGACCAGGCGTGCGTCGAGCCGGCGCTCCGCGCCCAGGGGCTCATGCGCGGCCAGCGGCCCGACGCCGAGGACCGCATCCGCCGCGAGCTGACGGACCGCGCCATGGCGGGGCTGAAGTTCACGCCGCTGCCGTCGCTCACGGTCCTGCTCTCGAACGGCACCCGGCTCCCCGCCGAGGTCAAGAAGTTCAGCGCGCCGCTGCTGCTCGACGCCACCGGCCGCCCGGTGCCGGACTCCGGCCGCGACCTCGCGCTGCTCCGCGTGGCTGCGGGCGTCTATCCGGCCCTCGCGATCTCCACGCGCGACGCCCAGATCGGCGACCCGATCCACATCCTCGGCTTCCCCGGGGTCGTCCTCTCCCACGAGCTGCTCAACCAGAGCGTCTCGATGGAAGCGTCGGTGACGAACGGCGCGGTCTCCGGCTTCAAGCAGGACGCGATCGGCCAGGAGGTGATCCAGACCGACGCGCCGGCCGCCCACGGCAACAGCGGCGGACCGGCGATCGGTGACGAGGCCACCCTGGTCGGCGTGATGACCTTCGTGTCGCTCTCCCCCGCCGGCGGGGCGATCGTCCAGGGCTTCAACTTCCTGATCCCCGCCCGGGACGTACTGAAGTTCCTGCAAGGGACCGCCGTCAAGACCCCCGGGGAGAGCGCCTTCAACCCCGTCTGGGCCGCGGGCCTCCAGGCCTTCTTCGCGGAGCGCTACTCCGTCGCCGTCGCGAGGTTCCAGGAGGCCAACCGCCTCCAGCCCAATCTCCCCGACGTCAAGCGCGCCCTGGCCGAGGCGGAGTTCAAGGTCAAGAACCCGCCGCCCCGGCCGTTTCCGTGGGCCTGGGCCACGCTGGGCATCACGCTGCTCAGCGCCGGCGTCTACGGAGGCATGGGCGCGCGCCGCTGGTGGCGCAACCGCTTCCGCGTGCACCCGCCACAAGTCATCGGGTTCATCGAGAAGGGGCTGAACCCGCTGCTGGTCGACGTCCGCACCAAGACCGACTACGAGACGAGCCCGCTGAAGCTCCCCAGCGCCGTCCGGCTGGAGCCGGAGGACGTCGAGGCGGGACGCATCGTGCTGGAGGCCGACCCCAAGCAGCTCATCGTCACCTACTGCACCAGCCCCGACGAGCAGACGAGCGCGCGGATCACCCTGCTGCTCCGCCAGCGCGGCTACACCAATGTGCGGATCCTCAAGGGTGGGCTGGGCGGCTGGGCCAACGCGCGCCTGCCCGTGGAGGCCAAGTCGTCGCTGCCCTCCATCGGCCTCGAGATCTACAAGAACCTCACCCTGGGCGACGTCGAGCGGCGACGGTTCAAGGCGGGCGAGGTCATCTTCAAGGAAGGCGAGGATCCTCACGGCGAGGCCTACGTCGTCCATGGCGGGACGGTCGAGATCCGCCGGCTCCTCGACGGGCAGGAGCGGGTGCTCAACACCCTGGGCGAAGGCGAGCTGTTCGGCCAGATGGCGCTCTTCCGCCGCTCGCCGCGCTCGGCGGCGGCCGTCGCCCTCAGCGACGTCGAGCTCCTCATCATCCGGAACGAGCGGCTGGACTGGCTGATCCGCAACCGGCCGCAGCTCACCATGGAGCTGTTGCGGCAGCTCAGCGAGCTGGTGGTCTCGACCGATCGCGAGCGGAGCGAGCGCGCCACCCGCTCCTAGCGCTGCCAGCCTCCTGACCGACGCAGAATCCTTTCAGAGGAGAAGAAGAAGCGATGAGCGACATCTTCATGCCCGGCGTGCCCGTGTGGGAAAAGGTGCTCCGCGCGGCCATCATCTACGTCTTCATGCTCGTGGCCTTCCGGTTCAGCGGCAAGCGCCAGGTGGGCCAGCTCACGCCGTTCGACCTCGTCGTCCTGCTGATCATCTCCAACGTCGTTCAGAACGCGATCATCGGCGATGACACCTCGCTGACCGGCGGGCTCATCGGCGCCGTCACGATCTTCGGGCTCAACGCCGGCGTCGTGGAGCTGACCTTCCGCTCGA
Protein-coding sequences here:
- a CDS encoding cyclic nucleotide-binding domain-containing protein, which gives rise to MKRRLLGAALAAAWLVLPSRAAGLTVQEAILRAKPAVALITARVDAEVTMNCGQGPVTVKPSPFVETGTGWLVDGRGWLITNAHVVDPVHRLPPWVAHELKKKAIDQACVEPALRAQGLMRGQRPDAEDRIRRELTDRAMAGLKFTPLPSLTVLLSNGTRLPAEVKKFSAPLLLDATGRPVPDSGRDLALLRVAAGVYPALAISTRDAQIGDPIHILGFPGVVLSHELLNQSVSMEASVTNGAVSGFKQDAIGQEVIQTDAPAAHGNSGGPAIGDEATLVGVMTFVSLSPAGGAIVQGFNFLIPARDVLKFLQGTAVKTPGESAFNPVWAAGLQAFFAERYSVAVARFQEANRLQPNLPDVKRALAEAEFKVKNPPPRPFPWAWATLGITLLSAGVYGGMGARRWWRNRFRVHPPQVIGFIEKGLNPLLVDVRTKTDYETSPLKLPSAVRLEPEDVEAGRIVLEADPKQLIVTYCTSPDEQTSARITLLLRQRGYTNVRILKGGLGGWANARLPVEAKSSLPSIGLEIYKNLTLGDVERRRFKAGEVIFKEGEDPHGEAYVVHGGTVEIRRLLDGQERVLNTLGEGELFGQMALFRRSPRSAAAVALSDVELLIIRNERLDWLIRNRPQLTMELLRQLSELVVSTDRERSERATRS
- a CDS encoding YetF domain-containing protein → MSDIFMPGVPVWEKVLRAAIIYVFMLVAFRFSGKRQVGQLTPFDLVVLLIISNVVQNAIIGDDTSLTGGLIGAVTIFGLNAGVVELTFRSKLARHLLEPTPTLLIHNGRLLHQNLKMERITTEELLAALRRNGVVEPGEVRFAMLEENGGISVIPFAGKGRPGDEPPPVVP